The window CTTCCCAACCCCTGTTTCCAACCTTCTGCTGTTGCCCTGATCCTTGTTGGAAAGAGTTCTGGTGAATAAACCATATGTAGGCTTCCAGGGCCTATACCCTGAAACATTGCAAAGAAGAGGAATGAAATTAGCAAGCCAAATTTGAGCGTATTTGGAAGAAATATCAGCAAGGCCATAGTAATTAACATCCCCGCCCATCCGGCCAACGTCATTTTTCTCCTTCCTGATATGTCTATAAGAAGTATACATATTATATCGCCGATCACAAAGAGAGACCAATAACTGATCGATTCTATTTCGCCCTGAACTCCAAAAGATTTGAGTAGTGCCGGTCCGTAAATGGCTGAATTTACAAAAGCTATAGCGAAGAAGAAATAGAAAAATCCTAAAAATAATGCATTTCTAGTATATTTAGTTAAAAGTTCTTTATAATATCCGGATTTTTCAGGTTCAAACGTAGTTTCTTGTATCATCTTTTTTGTTTCTAGATCCATCTTTGTTTCCGTAACTTTTTCGATAGATTCGATGGCTTCATTTTTCTTGCCATGTATGAGTAACCATCTGGGTGAATCGGGTGTTCTGAGTCTTCCCAATATAGTTATTATTGCAGGAACCGCGGCGGACATGAGCATATACCTCCACGCGACATCTGTTCCTAATGGTAAAAGCGCATAAGCTACGATTGCCGCAAAAATACCAGCTATATTGAAGAAAGTTATATTCATAACTAGGTATTTACCACGAGGTTTAATTGGAGTGAATTCGCTCAGGTACGATGTTGCTATTGGATAATCTAGCCCAATTCCTAATCCAACCAGAAATCTAGCTATAAGTAATTCTGTAGCATTTGCCACAAATCCAGATATAATTGCAAACAGAACAAATAGAATCAGATCTAAGATGAAAATTAATTTCCTTCCAATTTTATCAACAACAGGTCCAGATATAAGAGCCCCCACGAGATTCCCGATGATTACCGAAACGCTTATTAATCCAAGTAGATATTTTGAAGGATGAAATACAGCTGAAATTCCAGCAAGGCCGAAACCAATTATAATTATGTTGTACCCATCGAGGAATATGCCACCACCTGTCAGCAGTAGCATTTTATAGTTAAATGCCTTTGATTTCTGACTATCTATTGGGAAGAAGACTTTTCTTTTAAAATCCTCCCAGCTTAGTCCATTCTTTTCTTTATCGTTGGGATCTACCTTCATATTTACCATCTCTCATTCTTTCATAAATAATAGATATTTAAATTTTTGCTAGATGGAATATTTTAAATAATCTGCATTGTAATTATATTCATAATAATACACATTACCTTGATTTCCGAATATAATCAATTTTTGCAATATAGCTATATTTTAAGATTAAGCAGATAGCTTAATATTTATTACCTTTCAATCATAACCAATATATCATAAAAAATTTTTCACTAGAAAGATTTATTAATAATTAATAGATGTCTAGTTATGACAACAAGAGCATTGGCTCATCTGGAAAAGGATTATGTTGCGGTTGCAACAGATGATCTGAAAAAGGGTGAAAGTGTGGAAATCGCGTTTTTAGATACGGGAAAGAAAGTGAATCTGAAAGTTAATGAGGATGTACCGCTAGGTCATAAGGTTGCTCTCAGGGATTTAAAAAAGGGAGATAACATAATAGAATATGGTGAAGTGATTGGCGCAGCAACGAAAGACATCAAGGCGGGCGATCATGTTCATGTGCATAATATAAAATCTCTGAGGTGGCAGTAATGAGTTCTTTCATGGGTTTTGAAAGAGAAAATGGCAGAGTTGGAACAAGAAATTATGTGCTCGTGATTCCGGTCGACGATCTATCAAACACCGTCGCTACCGCGGTGGAAAGCAATATTTACGGAACTAGGGCAATTCCGCACCCATATGGCAGGCTTCAGTTCGGTGCTGATCTTGATCTGACTTTCAGGACCCTAGCGGGTTACGGAAGGAATCCAAACGTGGCATCGGCCATTGTGGTAGGAATAGAAGACAACTGGACGAACAGAATAGCCGATCAGATCGCAAAGACGGGAAAGCGCGTTGAGGCTTTAAGCATAGAGGGAAGTGGTGATCTTAAGACTATAGAAAAGGCCTCCAGACTTGCTAAGGATCTTGTTCAGGAAGCATCCACCAAGAAGCGGAAAGAATTTGATGTTTCAAATCTAGTGGTCAGCACAAAATGTGGCGAATCGGATACCACATCTGGGCTGGCAAGCAATCCGACTGTGGGTGTGGTGTTCGATAGACTCGTGGATGAGGGAGCCACGGTCATATTCGGAGAAACAAGCGAACTCACCGGCGCCGAAAAATATATAGCGGATCGCATGGCCAATGCACAGCTCAGAGAAAAATTCATGAAGATCTTCAATGACTATCAGGATGTGATCAGATCTCAGGGCGTAGATCTCCTTGGCTCGCAACCAACTGAGGGCAACATAAAAGGCGGTCTGAGTACCATCGAAGAAAAGGCCCTTGGAAATATACAGAAGACGGGCACGAAGAAGATAACCGGTGTGCTGGATTATGCAGAGGAACCTAAGTCCAAGGGGCTGAATTTCATGAATACATCATCCGCCGCCGCCGAGGCAGTTACTCTCTTCGCAGCTTCCGGTGCAGTAGTTCATATGTTCACAACCGGTCAGGGAAATATTGTGGGCAACCATATACTGCCTGTCATAAAGACTACAGCAAACCCAAAGACGGCTATGAACATGAAAGAGCACATAGATCTGGATCTTTCCGGCCTGCTGAAGTTCCAGTACACCCTTAAGGAAGCCGGTGACAAGCTCTACAACCTTCTGCTTGAGACAGCGTCTGGAAAGCTCACTGCAAACGAGATACTGAAGCACTATGAGTTTGCCCTGACTAAGCTGTATATTTCAGCATAATAATTATCTTTTTATTTATAATTAATATATCTCAGATATCATGGAACAAAGTATAACATTATCAAAAAAAATTTATAATTATATTATAGAGGAGATCACTTCTGGGCATCTGAGAATGGGCCAGATAATAGACGAAAACGGTATCATGGAACTTTTTGGTAGCAGCAAGACGCCTATCCGAGAGGCAATACTTTCACTTGAGAACGATGGTATTATAGAGAAGAGGGGAAAATCATACTTTGTCTGCTTCATAGAGCCGGACGAGATAAATCAGATATTCGAGGCAAGGCGCGAGCTTGAGGCCATTGCAGTATACTATGCGGCGAAAAGAATCCAGAAGGCCGAACTCAAACAGTTGAGTGACATTTTAAAAAAGATAAGAAAGTCCACAGACGAGGATGAACCAGCCGATCTGGCCAATCTCAACGGCAAGTTCCATTCCATCATAGCGAGAGCCTCAAGAAACAAGTACATAGAGAACGAAGTCAACCTGCTCAGGTTGAAGCTTCGAATTGTCAGAGTTACCCTATTCACAAGCATAGAGAGGAGAAGCGATGAACTGGCTGAACACAGCGCTATATATGAAGCACTGGCTAATGGAGACGCAGAGAAGGCCAGAACTTTGATGTATAACCATGAAACAGATGTCTGGGAATATGTAAATAAATATATTATACCAAAATTGTATTATTAACTATGGAAAATCAACACCTTTTCATCCTTTAATTCCGGCAGCGGTTCTATTGGCTCTATACCTATTCCATGCCCATGGGTTATTATGGTCTGCGCGCTTATCTTGGCCCTGTAGTTGAAGTATTTTTCCGGTATTGAATTTGGTGGGGTCTCGATCATTGCATTCATCCCGGCCATATTGGCCGCCGCTATGCTGGCAAACACACCGATCCAGCCGTTGTGAGGTCTGCTATGGAAGGAGAGTTTTGCGCCCTTCTCCTTGAGCATATCCAGTATCCTCATCGTGGGCGTGATTCCTCCCACTTTCGTAACGTCAGGCTGGTAATATGTGACGGCCTCAAGATAAAGTGCATTCTGAAACTCATGAAAACTGAAGAAGTTCTCTCCGGCTGCAACTGGCACTATTTTATTTATTTCTCTGAGAGAAAACAGATCATCTGGTGGCCATATGGGTTCCTCAACCCATTTTACCTCATATTTTTGTATCTCATTGGCAAATTGTGTGGCCTCCTTAAGCTTCATTGAGGCGTTCATATCAACCATCAATTCCATGTCATACCCAAATTCTTCCCTGAATCTTCTTACAGCTTCCACAGTATCATTCTTTGTCTGATGAAGCTTTATTCTAGTAAAGCCATCATTGACCATGTTATGGCAGGCACTGATCAGATCATCGAGTCTTGAATATCTGGAGAGGGAAGCGTATCTCGTTATGGACACTTCCTTCTTGCCATGAATATGCCCGAGATACTGTTTCTTCATCTTTGCATACAGATCCCACAGTGCTATGTCTATACCGGAGATCGAACCTACAAGTACACCGTATCCACCAGAAAAGGCAACCTTCCTAAGTGTTTCCCATATTTCCTCAACATCTTCAATACGTCTACCCACAACGTAGTCCCTAAAACGTGAAACGAACGACGCATAGACCCTTGGGGAATTGAATGCTGCTGGTAGGATCTCTCCCCATCCATCAAGATCATCAGTCTTCACCTTGACGAAGAGCTGTCTGCTCCATTCGTCGATCCAGTCTTGGGGAGGGCTTGTGGGAGTAAGCGGAATTCTACTCACTATCGGTATCACATCAATTATTTGCGCATCCATGATATCGAACAAAGTATCAAAGTGTTATATATAAGAATATTTTCATCTTAAAATTTTTGAAGATATACTGATATCGAGTGATACCCTTACAGGCATTTGCTCAAATTGCGCTAATATTCGTATGCCCTAGACAAGATCGGCGATCAATTTTGCAGGATATATGTTCATTATATTTCCGCGCAAGTTTCCGAAGCATGTCGTATTATGTGTATCTTCTGGCCAGATCTGCAACGGTGCTCATAACATAGTCATCAGTTTTAGGGACTTCTCCTATATCTTTGCGAAGATCTATTATGAGTCTGTCCTTTTCAATTGATATGTCGTTATCGCAATCTATGTTAAGTGCGAGCATCCATCCGACCTTTGACATATCGTCTGTTCTGATCATCTTCGGCACCATTATATTGACGTCGGCATAAGATTCATCGTGGGAGATCAGCGCCCTTCCTCTGCTGGATCTTATCAGGAAAGATCCGGTTTCATTTTCGGTTTTATAACGTGATCCGGAACCTCTTGTTATGGCGATCAACTTTGAATTCGTACTATCTTTCTTTGCCGTTGGATCAGAACTTATCGTGTACATATCCCTAATGATGGTCAAACTGCGTGTGAAATTTCTGGTCTCTGCAAGGTTCAAAAGCATCCTTTCAAGATTCAGTTCTGTTCTGCCCTCATTGATCATGACAATTTTGTTCCACATGGGGTCGTTGGCCATTGCGGAAAGAGCAACATTTTTTGCCAGCCCTGGAAACGGCGGATCAACGTATCCCATGGCCAGAAATCTGGATCCATAATTCGGCCACACTACCCTGATATCATGGCCCTTGGGATTAGCCTCAGAGATGAGATGATTGATCTTTATGGATCTTGTGAAGGAGAAGAGATTGATATGCTCCATGGAATTTGACGGAATTACGTCAAGATAGATTGGGTTCCTTCTCATAATTATGCTCCTGACTTCGGCTACGTTCCTTGTTGAGTCATAGCCCATATAACCGGTATATTCTGCGAATGGGCCTTCATCGTATTCTTCTCCCGGTACAAATTTTGCCTCTATCACCATCTCTGCATCCGACGGTACTGGAACGTCATTCCTGTAGCCTCTGAAATAGTCGAAATCGAAGACCCTATGTATGCGCCTGTATTCGTCATCCATGAAGGCCGCGGCTGTGAGGTAATGTATTGGTGGGGCACCTATTATAACGGATATTTCAAGATCAGAACCGTCCTTCAAGCATTTCTGTATGTATGACCAGAGATGTCCGTGGCTTCCAGCGTCAAAAGCATATCTATTCTGTGATATCAACTGAATTCTTGTGAAGCTCAAGTTCACGACATCAGAATCCGAAGGATCCCTTGCCGCAACTATACCGCCGGTTATGTATCTGCCATTACCTGTCTTCGATCCATCGTTGCTGAAATGCTTCAGCACAGGTATTGAATTTAAATCTGGAACATCCTGAATGATCATCTGTCGATCCATAGCTCGATCGATTGAAATATCCATAAGAGGGCCATCATCGACTATCCTGATCCAAGTTTTGAAAAAATCTACCTCGTTTTCTGACCTCAACATCCTGAGTATTCTCTTCTCCGAGGAGAAGACTCCGGTTACGATGGAAAAATCAGGGAAATCAGCAATTTTCTTGAACATAACTATCTTCTCGCCTTCAAGCATGGAGGCGAGCGTTGGTATCTGAAGATCCGTAGAGAGCTGTTCTTCAATATCTATCACATTCCCATTTCTATATTCATCTTCCAGCAGATCCCTGAGATTTTTCCCCTTCATTTCATTCTGCATCGGAATGCACCTCTGAATTCTGCCACCGGTTTCAACTCCCATTTTGCTGGTGTGTGACATTGCGATTGAGGCTGCCTTTATTTGGGATGGATGGAAAGCCTATAACGTATAGAAAATGATCTTCCAGTGAATGATCGTTTTCATTTTCAATCCGGCTCATGAACTCTGCATGCATCTTTGAATACTTCGCCATATTCTCCTTTGAGAGCGATGCAAATGACATTATCATATGATCTCTGTTGATCTCCTCCCGGTAGTTTCTCATATCGTCTTCTGTTGCTATGCTGATCTGCTCCGCTGCAATCGACATCATGGCAGAAGCGGTGGTTAGAAACGATATGAGCAGGTTCCTGAAGCTCTCATCGTCCATGACTGTGATGGCCTTTCGGAGATCTTCCGATTTGACACTGGCGAAGAGCGATTCGTTTATGCTGTAGTATTTTTCAACATAATTCTTCTTCACTTCAGTTTTACTTTGCACGATCACGCCGTCTGATAGCATGTCCTTGATAAGCTGATATAGATTTGACCTGCTTGTCTTTATCACCTTGGATAGATCCGTAACGGTCATAGGGCCGTTCTTAATGATCAGCGATATTATCATCAGCCTGGTTCTGTTGGAGAAATTCTTCAGCAGCAGATCAATATTCCTAGTAATTTCATCCATGGGCATGCATTTTTATATAAGATAAGAATTTACGTATAAGTAATGCCTATATGTATAACCATACATTAGATAAAAGAATGAAGCTGAACTTCCAGCTGACGATTGCAAACGCCTCACTCTCGAGATTCGGGCTTTCTGCCTATAACCTCGTCATCATATGGGTAGTTTTGCGTATAACAGAAAAGCCGGTACTTGCGGGTCTAGCCGATAGCATGATGACATTTCCGCTTATGCTGAGCATCATAGTCGGGGCGGCTGTGGACAGGATGTGGATAAAGAAGGAACTGGCGATAACTGCGGCCCTGGTCAGGATGATGCTGCTCCTGTTGATAATATATTCACTGCATTGGGGTCATAGTATCTATGTGATACTTGCGATTTACACTTCTACTTTCCTGATAGGCTTCACCTCAGATGTGATCGATTCTGTCCGGGCCTCGTGGATGAAGGTATTTTTGAGGGAGGATCAATATAAATCTGGGTCTTCACAGCTGTCTTCTTCGACAATGCTTGCACAGGGTATAGGTTTTGTACTTTCTGGAATCATAATATCTTTGGGCGATTTCAGGTCATTTCTTTGCCTAGCTCTGATATTTGCTGTGGCACTTTTTCCTCTGTTAGGTGTGAAGCATTCCAGGTATGGCGGTAGCGGCTCTATACAGGAATACATCGCCGGCGGCGTAAGACTCATTATAGGTGATGGAAGAATAAGGGAGATCATTCTCATGGGGTTGATAGGAAATTTTCTGATAGGTATGGCTGCGATCATGTTCATATCGCTGATAGAGATTGGATTCGGCCTATCCGCAGTATATGTATCGATGATCTTCGGCGTACTTGTCTTCGGAATTGCTGTGGGTTCATTTTTTGCATCAAAGATCAGCGGTAAGCTTGGTATGATAAGCTTCTCAATATATTCTGTAATAGGTATCTCATTCTTTTCTGTTTCACTTGTACATTCTATCCTTCTGACCATACCTCCTGTTCTTATTGCTGGCCTTGCCATGGGAATAGAAAGCGTAACGGTGAGCACATCGCTGATGCGGATAATACCCAGCGACATGATGGCCAGGATCCAAGGCGCATTCAATACATTTGGAATAGCGGCTACAGCAGTTTCAAGCATAGTCGGCGGCCTGCTCTATCAGTTTGCCGGGAAGATACATTCATTCATGGTCGTGGGAATGGCCATGATCCTGCTTGCTTTACTCATACCGTTCCTGAGGAATTTCTCAAAAATGGTATTCTGACAGACAAACAGAATAATAAGGATCAGACTTCAAATTTACAATTTTTCATTGCAGGACTCCCTGATCCATTTTTCGTATTCCTGGTTTACGCGATCCATCCTGATCGCCACGATCTCAGGCACCTCATAATTATGATTCCGCCTAAGGAACTCCTCAAGTGCGGCCACTCTTTCATCTGATGTCTTGAAAACGCACATCACTTCATCGCTTTCCTCTATCTTTCCATTCCACCGATAGATGGAACTTATCCCATGTATCATACTTACGCAGGCCGCAAATCCTGCTTCCACAGCATTCTTCCCTACATCAGCAGCCTTTTCACGGCTATCAAAGGTTGTGATTACATAAAACGGCATAGGTGCTGATATACCTCAAAGAACTTAACCTTCTCTACTCCTACGATCCGCTGTAAAATACGGGCCCGGTGGGATTTGGACCCACGATTCCCGACTTAGAAGGACGGTGCCTTATCCTAGCTAGGCCACGGGCCCAGTCAGGCTATTCAAAATGCTTATTTATTCTTTTTGAGGAACCGTGTTTTAGATCCGCCAAACCTAAAGAATAATGCAATAACTCCTGAAATATATATGATCGCTCTTCTACCTGAACAGATATATTTATTTTAGATGCGGCACTCCTTTATCATGGCATTGGAAGTTCGCAAAGGCATATCAATAGACCTGACTGATAGGGTTGTTCTGGTGACAGGTTCAAGCTCTGGTTTGGGAGAATCAATTGCAAGATATATGGCACAGGCCGGTGCGAAGGTGGTGGTGCATTACCGCACCGGGAAGGACAGGGCTGAAAAGATCGTTAGCGAAATAAAAGCTGCTGGTGGGAAGGCCATTGCGCTGGGCGGCGATGTATCGAACAAGGAAGAGGTCAGGAATCTGTTTCTCAGCATAGACAAGGCGTTCG is drawn from Thermoplasma sp. Kam2015 and contains these coding sequences:
- a CDS encoding winged helix-turn-helix domain-containing protein produces the protein MDEITRNIDLLLKNFSNRTRLMIISLIIKNGPMTVTDLSKVIKTSRSNLYQLIKDMLSDGVIVQSKTEVKKNYVEKYYSINESLFASVKSEDLRKAITVMDDESFRNLLISFLTTASAMMSIAAEQISIATEDDMRNYREEINRDHMIMSFASLSKENMAKYSKMHAEFMSRIENENDHSLEDHFLYVIGFPSIPNKGSLNRNVTHQQNGS
- a CDS encoding MFS transporter, with protein sequence MKLNFQLTIANASLSRFGLSAYNLVIIWVVLRITEKPVLAGLADSMMTFPLMLSIIVGAAVDRMWIKKELAITAALVRMMLLLLIIYSLHWGHSIYVILAIYTSTFLIGFTSDVIDSVRASWMKVFLREDQYKSGSSQLSSSTMLAQGIGFVLSGIIISLGDFRSFLCLALIFAVALFPLLGVKHSRYGGSGSIQEYIAGGVRLIIGDGRIREIILMGLIGNFLIGMAAIMFISLIEIGFGLSAVYVSMIFGVLVFGIAVGSFFASKISGKLGMISFSIYSVIGISFFSVSLVHSILLTIPPVLIAGLAMGIESVTVSTSLMRIIPSDMMARIQGAFNTFGIAATAVSSIVGGLLYQFAGKIHSFMVVGMAMILLALLIPFLRNFSKMVF
- a CDS encoding GntR family transcriptional regulator, producing the protein MEQSITLSKKIYNYIIEEITSGHLRMGQIIDENGIMELFGSSKTPIREAILSLENDGIIEKRGKSYFVCFIEPDEINQIFEARRELEAIAVYYAAKRIQKAELKQLSDILKKIRKSTDEDEPADLANLNGKFHSIIARASRNKYIENEVNLLRLKLRIVRVTLFTSIERRSDELAEHSAIYEALANGDAEKARTLMYNHETDVWEYVNKYIIPKLYY
- a CDS encoding MFS transporter, with product MVNMKVDPNDKEKNGLSWEDFKRKVFFPIDSQKSKAFNYKMLLLTGGGIFLDGYNIIIIGFGLAGISAVFHPSKYLLGLISVSVIIGNLVGALISGPVVDKIGRKLIFILDLILFVLFAIISGFVANATELLIARFLVGLGIGLDYPIATSYLSEFTPIKPRGKYLVMNITFFNIAGIFAAIVAYALLPLGTDVAWRYMLMSAAVPAIITILGRLRTPDSPRWLLIHGKKNEAIESIEKVTETKMDLETKKMIQETTFEPEKSGYYKELLTKYTRNALFLGFFYFFFAIAFVNSAIYGPALLKSFGVQGEIESISYWSLFVIGDIICILLIDISGRRKMTLAGWAGMLITMALLIFLPNTLKFGLLISFLFFAMFQGIGPGSLHMVYSPELFPTRIRATAEGWKQGLGRTAGVLTGVVFPSLPLTYELYLLLIACLAGLLLSIAFAPETKGKSLEEISEMHMASEKTS
- a CDS encoding UxaA family hydrolase, whose translation is MTTRALAHLEKDYVAVATDDLKKGESVEIAFLDTGKKVNLKVNEDVPLGHKVALRDLKKGDNIIEYGEVIGAATKDIKAGDHVHVHNIKSLRWQ
- a CDS encoding UxaA family hydrolase — translated: MSSFMGFERENGRVGTRNYVLVIPVDDLSNTVATAVESNIYGTRAIPHPYGRLQFGADLDLTFRTLAGYGRNPNVASAIVVGIEDNWTNRIADQIAKTGKRVEALSIEGSGDLKTIEKASRLAKDLVQEASTKKRKEFDVSNLVVSTKCGESDTTSGLASNPTVGVVFDRLVDEGATVIFGETSELTGAEKYIADRMANAQLREKFMKIFNDYQDVIRSQGVDLLGSQPTEGNIKGGLSTIEEKALGNIQKTGTKKITGVLDYAEEPKSKGLNFMNTSSAAAEAVTLFAASGAVVHMFTTGQGNIVGNHILPVIKTTANPKTAMNMKEHIDLDLSGLLKFQYTLKEAGDKLYNLLLETASGKLTANEILKHYEFALTKLYISA
- a CDS encoding mandelate racemase/muconate lactonizing enzyme family protein yields the protein MDAQIIDVIPIVSRIPLTPTSPPQDWIDEWSRQLFVKVKTDDLDGWGEILPAAFNSPRVYASFVSRFRDYVVGRRIEDVEEIWETLRKVAFSGGYGVLVGSISGIDIALWDLYAKMKKQYLGHIHGKKEVSITRYASLSRYSRLDDLISACHNMVNDGFTRIKLHQTKNDTVEAVRRFREEFGYDMELMVDMNASMKLKEATQFANEIQKYEVKWVEEPIWPPDDLFSLREINKIVPVAAGENFFSFHEFQNALYLEAVTYYQPDVTKVGGITPTMRILDMLKEKGAKLSFHSRPHNGWIGVFASIAAANMAGMNAMIETPPNSIPEKYFNYRAKISAQTIITHGHGIGIEPIEPLPELKDEKVLIFHS
- the cutA gene encoding divalent-cation tolerance protein CutA, with protein sequence MPFYVITTFDSREKAADVGKNAVEAGFAACVSMIHGISSIYRWNGKIEESDEVMCVFKTSDERVAALEEFLRRNHNYEVPEIVAIRMDRVNQEYEKWIRESCNEKL
- a CDS encoding UbiD family decarboxylase, encoding MQNEMKGKNLRDLLEDEYRNGNVIDIEEQLSTDLQIPTLASMLEGEKIVMFKKIADFPDFSIVTGVFSSEKRILRMLRSENEVDFFKTWIRIVDDGPLMDISIDRAMDRQMIIQDVPDLNSIPVLKHFSNDGSKTGNGRYITGGIVAARDPSDSDVVNLSFTRIQLISQNRYAFDAGSHGHLWSYIQKCLKDGSDLEISVIIGAPPIHYLTAAAFMDDEYRRIHRVFDFDYFRGYRNDVPVPSDAEMVIEAKFVPGEEYDEGPFAEYTGYMGYDSTRNVAEVRSIIMRRNPIYLDVIPSNSMEHINLFSFTRSIKINHLISEANPKGHDIRVVWPNYGSRFLAMGYVDPPFPGLAKNVALSAMANDPMWNKIVMINEGRTELNLERMLLNLAETRNFTRSLTIIRDMYTISSDPTAKKDSTNSKLIAITRGSGSRYKTENETGSFLIRSSRGRALISHDESYADVNIMVPKMIRTDDMSKVGWMLALNIDCDNDISIEKDRLIIDLRKDIGEVPKTDDYVMSTVADLARRYT